One region of Camelina sativa cultivar DH55 chromosome 6, Cs, whole genome shotgun sequence genomic DNA includes:
- the LOC104792315 gene encoding uncharacterized protein LOC104792315 yields the protein MVGIFSRFSVVRGGHRRTQSANDGRETLPPRSDPVASTNSATASTHGIEVATEFKPVDHPMEPLDNDQPIQCPLPEPSILNDGRLWKERVSASSMRRRGDLAIVQDGMDEESDVSVTIPSGTSQCNTNRLFLPSLSAPEHDLLNLLEECKVSGSI from the exons ATGGTTGGTATTTTCTCAAGATTCTCTGTTGTTAGAGGCGGCCATAGACGAACTCAGAGTGCCAAC GATGGAAGGGAAACATTGCCTCCAAGATCTGATCCTGTTGCTTCAACTAACTCCGCAACCGCTTCAACTCATGGGATCGAAGTAGCAACAGAGTTTAAACCGGTGGATCACCCGATGGAGCCCTTAGACAACGATCAACCGATCCAATGCCCACTCCCCGAGCCATCCATTCTCAAT GACGGGAGACTCTGGAAAGAGAGAGTGTCGGCTTCTTCGATGAGGAGACGAGGTGATTTGGCGATTGTCCAAGATGGGATGGATGAAGAATCTGACGTTTCTGTGACAATTCCATCAGGGACTAGCCAATGCAATACCAACCGTCTGTTCTTGCCTTCGCTCAGTGCGCCCGAACACGACTTGCTTAATCTACTAGAAGAATGCAAAGTATCTGGTAGTATCTAA
- the LOC104792319 gene encoding protein Brevis radix-like 1 — protein MFTCINCTKMADRGEDEEDEARGSTTPNTKEAVKSLTTQIKDMASKFSGAHKPSKPTPGSSSSNLRKEQRKFPDFDTASESVPYPYPGGSTSSTPAWDLPRSSYHQSGRPFTSMYGGERESISAQSCDVVLEDDEPKEWMAQVEPGVHITFVSLPSGGNDLKRIRFSREVFDKWQAQRWWGENYDRIVELYNVQRFNRQALQTPGRSEDQSQRDSTYTRIDSARESRDWTQRDNNFRPPGGSVPHHFYGPPMDAARITTSSRDEPPSMSNASEMQAEWVEEDEPGVYITIRQLPDGTRELRRVRFSRERFGEVHAKTWWEQNRDRIQTQYL, from the exons ATGTTTACTTGCATAAATTGTACGAAAATGGCAGACAgaggtgaggatgaagaagacgaagcgcGTGGGAGCACCACTCCCAACACTAAAGAAGCCGTTAAAAGCCTAACTACACag ATTAAAGATATGGCGTCGAAATTCTCCGGTGCTCATAAACCAAGCAAGCCAACTCCGGGCTCCTCGAGTAGCAACTTGAGGAAAGAGCAGAGAAAGTTTCCGGATTTTGACACTGCATCAGAAAGTGTTCCATACCCTTATCCGGGTGGAAGCACTAGCTCCACTCCGGCTTGGGACTTACCAAGATCCTCCTACCATCAATCTGGACGGCCATTCACATCAATGTATGGTGGTGAACGTGAATCCATCTCTGCTCAGTCTTGTGATGTTGTACTAGAAGATGATGAGCCAAAGGAGTGGATGGCTCAAGTAGAGCCAGGTGTTCATATCACATTCGTCTCACTTCCCAGTGGAGGGAATGATCTCAAGCGGATACGTTTCAG CCGGGAGGTATTCGACAAGTGGCAGGCTCAGAGATGGTGGGGTGAGAACTATGACAGAATAGTTGAGCTTTACAATGTTCAAAGATTTAACCGACAAGCCCTTCAAACCCCTGGTAGATCCGAAGACCAG tcGCAGAGAGATTCAACTTACACAAGGATAGACTCAGCAAGAGAAAGCAGAGACTGGACACAAAGAGACAACAACTTCAGACCACCAGGAGGCAGTGTGCCACATCACTTTTATGGACCACCAATGGACGCAGCACGAATCACCACCTCATCGAGGGACGAACCGCCTTCCATGAGTAATGCTAGTGAAATGCAAGCTGAGTGGGTTGAAGAGGACGAGCCTGGCGTCTACATTACCATCAGACAGTTACCAGATGGAACCAGAGAGTTACGCCGCGTCAGATTCAG TCGGGAACGGTTTGGTGAAGTGCATGCCAAGACATGGTGGGAGCAAAACAGAGACAGGATACAAACACAATACCTCTAA
- the LOC104792320 gene encoding upstream activation factor subunit UAF30-like — MATVSRVIGACRVLMAKAASSSGVVESSRKQITGIQKAVPISQPLALFIGENEVSRTTAVKKIWEYIKLNNLQNPENKREILCDEKLKTIFSGKDTVGFLEIAKQLSQHFPKSR, encoded by the exons atggcgaCAGTTTCGAGGGTTATTGGAGCTTGCAGGGTACTGATGGCGAAAGCCGCTTCTTCCTCCGGCGTTGTTGAAAGCAGTCGTAAACAAATTACTGGCATTCAGAAGGCTGTTCCCATTTCTCAGCCGCTCGCTCTGTTTATCGGAGAAAACGAAGTCTCCCGTACAACCGCCGTCAAGAAAATCTGGGAATACATCAAGCTTAATAATCTTCAG AATCCTGAGAACAAGAGGGAGATTCTATGCGATGAGAAACTGAAGACCATCTTCAGTGGGAAAGACACCGTCGGGTTCCTTGAGATTGCCAAGCAATTGTCTCAACATTTTCCCAAGTCTCGTTGA
- the LOC104792321 gene encoding arabinosyltransferase XEG113, producing the protein MVEGWRNGFREATNSKPLFLTIYATVIIGVLVSSFYVFSAIYSPTNGSSSFLSSPPLFTAGRIHSLPQENVTLELPVAPPPPLQALPPPVLEEAQGKSLGKIWVSPPRDKKMPPLETFKLTKELFGERAKDNVIIVTFGNYAFMDFILTWVKHLTDLDLSNILIGAMDTKLLEALYWKGVPVFDMGSHMSTVDVGWGSPTFHKMGREKVILIDSVLPYGYELLMCDTDMVWLKDPMPYLARYPDADVLTSSDQVVPTVIDDSLDIWQQVGAAYNIGIFHWRPTESAKKLAKEWKEILLADDKVWDQNGFNEIVRRQLGPSVDGDSGLFYAYDGNLKVGILPASIFCSGHTYFVQAMYQQLRLEPYALHTTFQYAGTEGKRHRLREGMVFYDPPEYYDSPRGFMAFKPSIPKSLLLDGKHTIESHFILVNHQMKQIRSALAIASLLNRTLVMPPIWCRLDRLWFGHPGTLQGSMTRQPFICPLDHVFEVNIMLKELPEDEFGPGIGIREYSFLDNPALPKQVKESWLDVQLCQEGKDECEASNKTSPSRVLKFPKRSNEDTFKAIFSFFDDVKVIKFSSVEDAFAGFSDKEREEKFRKRVKRYVGIWCCEENKTPGHIYYDMYWDEKPGWKPVPPQTPEEDHPPL; encoded by the exons ATGGTGGAGGGTTGGCGAAATGGGTTTCGCGAAGCCACGAATTCGAAACCTCTGTTCTTGACGATCTACGCGACGGTGATCATCGGCGTTCTCGTCTCTTCTTTCTATGTCTTCTCAGCTATTTACTCTCCCACCAATGGCTCATcctcctttctctcttctcctcctctcttca CTGCTGGCCGGATTCACAGTCTTCCACAAGAAAATGTGACGTTGGAGTTACCAGttgcaccaccaccaccactacaaGCACTGCCACCGCCAGTTTTGGAGGAGGCTCAAGGCAAATCCTTGGGTAAAATTTGGGTGTCTCCTCCTCGGGACAAGAAGATGCCACCTCTTGAAACCTTTAAACTGACGAAAGAATTGTTTGGGGAAAGGGCGAAGGACAATGTCATAATAGTGACCTTTGGGAACTATGCTTTCATGGATTTCATCTTGACTTGGGTTAAACACTTGACTGATTTAGATCTCTCCAATATTCTAATTG GTGCAATGGATACTAAGTTATTAGAGGCTTTGTACTGGAAAGGCGTGCCGGTCTTTGACATGGGAAGCCATATGAGCACAGTGGATGTTGGGTGGGGTTCTCCAACATTTCACAAAATGGGAAGAGAAAAAGTTATTCTCATAGATTCTGTCTTGCCTTATGGTTACGAGCTACTAATGTGTGACACTGACATGGTGTGGCTTAAG GATCCTATGCCTTATTTGGCTCGATACCCGGATGCTGATGTTTTGACATCAAGCGATCAAGTTGTGCCTACTGTCATAGATGACAGTTTGGACATATGGCAACAAG TTGGTGCTGCCTACAACATAGGAATTTTCCATTGGCGGCCAACAGAATCTGCTAAAAAGTTGGCAAAAGAATGGAAAGAAATCCTCTTAGCAGACGATAAGGTTTGGGATCAAAATGGGTTCAATGAGATTGTTAGGAGGCAGCTAGGTCCATCTGTGGATGGGGATAGTGGACTTTTCTATGCTTATGATGGAAATCTCAAGGTTGGAATTTTGCCCGCTAGCATATTCTGCAGTGGCCATACTTATTTTGTTCAG GCTATGTATCAACAGCTCAGGCTAGAACCATACGCTTTGCATACAACATTCCAGTATGCAGGTACTGAAGGAAAACGTCACAGGCTTCGAGAGGGAATGGTTTTCTATGACCCACCAGAATATTACGATTCAccaa GAGGTTTCATGGCGTTCAAACCATCTATTCCAAAGAGCTTGTTACTTGACGGGAAGCATACCATTGAATCACATTTTATCCTTGTTAATCACCAA ATGAAACAGATCAGATCAGCTCTAGCCATTGCGTCTCTTCTTAATCGTACACTG GTGATGCCACCAATATGGTGCAGGTTAGATAGGCTTTGGTTTGGGCATCCTGGTACACTTCAGGGATCTATGACACGGCAACCTTTCATCTGCCCTCTTGATCATGTATTTGAG GTCAATATCATGCTTAAGGAGCTTCCGGAGGATGAGTTTGGCCCTGGGATTGGTATCAGAGAGTATTCTTTTCTAGATAACCCTGCATTGCCGAAACAA gTAAAAGAGTCATGGCTTGATGTTCAGCTTTGTCAAGAAGGAAAAGATGAATGTGAGGCTTCAAATAAGACAAGCCCCTCTCGAGTTCTTAAGTTCCCAAAGCGGAGCAATGAAGATACG TTCAAGGCAATATTCTCATTCTTCGACGATGTCAAAGTGATCAAGTTTTCTTCAGTTGAAGATGCTTTCGCTGGATTCTCCGACAAG GAGCGAGAAGAGAAGTTCAGAAAACGGGTAAAGAGATATGTGGGAATATGGTGTTGTGAGGAGAACAAAACTCCGGGACACATATACTACGATATGTATTGGGACGAGAAACCTGGTTGGAAACCGGTTCCTCCACAGACACCAGAAGAAGATCATCCTCCTCTATGA
- the LOC109133440 gene encoding uncharacterized protein LOC109133440, whose protein sequence is MMVTRGCSITVLSRFLIVLLVIQLHFECTTAARHAPVVSWSPPEPPKDDFVWYHKINRFKNIEQDAFRPTHQGPSQGIGHKNPPGAS, encoded by the coding sequence ATGATGGTGACTCGTGGTTGTTCAATCACGGTTTTGTCTCGCTTTCTTATAGTTCTCCTGGTGATACAGCTACACTTTGAGTGTACAACGGCAGCTCGACACGCACCGGTTGTTTCCTGGTCACCACCTGAGCCGCCTAAGGATGATTTTGTGTGGTACCACAAGATCAACCGCTTCAAGAACATAGAACAAGACGCATTCCGACCAACCCACCAAGGCCCCAGTCAAGGTATCGGACACAAGAACCCTCCAGGTGCTTCTTAA
- the LOC104792322 gene encoding rop guanine nucleotide exchange factor 14-like isoform X2 gives MMTYDGLETCIINNQSLVEEESGTSRGDECSTDLLDDDAFLRCSSSRDVSESFSSKSLPRKTSSDDWDFERSPKHLYRKEKPGYALCCSDVTDMKEKFSKLLLGEDVTGGCNGVQTALALSNAITHLATSIFGELWKLEPLSEDKKQRWRREMDWLLSPTNYMIELVPAKQDGENGRSLEIMTPRARPDIHMNLPALRKLDSMLIETLDSAVNTEFWYSEVGRKAEGKNKITRESKRWWLPSPKVPKPGLSSSGRKKLVEEGNVVYQIFKAAKSINHNVLLEMPIPTIIKDALHKTSLGDDLYKMLASESVSVDEIFVSLRLVTEHAALEIVNRLEAAIYAWKERITEEASSGKPEISRIELLINRAERLNDQIKSKFSNLPQSFLDATKIQYGKDIGHAILEAYSRILANLAFRILNKIEEILQEDALSNPTSLGSNELSRIPDWLIIYNINKANNGTRTS, from the exons atgatgacttatgatgGCTTAGAAACTTGCATCATAAACAATCAATCtttagtagaagaagaaagtggaacAAGCCGCGGTGATGAGTGTTCGACTGATTTATTAGATGATGATGCATTTTTACGCTGTTCATCAAGCAGAGATGTGTCCGAGTCGTTTTCATCAAAATCGTTACCTAGGAAGACTAGTTCTGATGACTGGGACTTTGAGAGGAGTCCTAAACACTTGTATCGTAAGGAGAAACCTGGTTATGCACTCTGCTGTTCTGATGTTACTGACATGAAGGAGAAATTTTCAAAGCTATTGCTCGGTGAAGATGTCACGGGAGGATGCAACGGTGTGCAAACCGCTTTAGCTTTATCAAACGCTATAACACATCTTGCCA CCTCAATATTTGGCGAGCTCTGGAAGTTGGAGCCTTTGTCAGAAGACAAAAAGcagagatggagaagagaaaTGGATTGGTTACTCTCTCCAACTAACTACATGATTGAGCTAGTTCCAGCTAAGCAAGATGGTGAAAACGGAAGATCACTTGAG ATTATGACTCCAAGAGCCCGACCAGACATTCATATGAATCTCCCAGCTCTCCGGAAATTAGACTCCATGCTAATT GAAACACTGGACTCTGCGGTAAACACAGAGTTTTGGTATTCTGAAGTAGGTCGTAAGGCAGAGGGAAAGAACAAGATTACAAGAGAGAGCAAAAGATGGTGGCTTCCGTCACCTAAGGTTCCCAAACCAGGGCTCTCTAGTTCAGGAAGAAAGAAACTGGTTGAGGAAGGCAATGTTGTTTATCAAATCTTCAAAGCTGCGAAATCAATAAACCATAACGTGCTTCTTGAAATGCCCATACCTACCATTATCAAGGATGCATTACACAAG ACAAGCCTTGGGGATGACTTGTACAAGATGTTGGCTTCAGAGTCTGTCTCGGTAgatgaaatttttgtttctcttaggCTTGTTACCGAACATGCTGCTCTTGAGATAGTTAATAGGTTAGAAGCAGCTATCTATGCATGGAAAGAGAGGATTACAGAAGAAGCAAGCAGTGGTAAACCGGAGATTAGTCGCATTGAGTTGCTTATAAACAGGGCAGAGAGGCTTAATGATCAGATTAAATCCAAGTTCTCTAATCTCCCTCAGTCATTTCTTGATGCCACAAAGATCCAATATGGGAAG GATATCGGCCATGCAATTCTTGAGGCATATTCTCGGATTCTTGCAAACTTAGCGTTCCGCATTCTAAACAAGATTGAAGAAATCTTGCAAGAAGATGCTCTGAGCAACCCCACTTCTCTTGGCTCCAACGAACTATCAAGAATCCCAGACTGGCTCATCATTTACAACATAAACAAAGCCAATAATGGTACAAGGACTTCCTAA
- the LOC104792322 gene encoding rop guanine nucleotide exchange factor 14-like isoform X1: protein MMTYDGLETCIINNQSLVEEESGTSRGDECSTDLLDDDAFLRCSSSRDVSESFSSKSLPRKTSSDDWDFERSPKHLYRKEKPGYALCCSDVTDMKEKFSKLLLGEDVTGGCNGVQTALALSNAITHLATSIFGELWKLEPLSEDKKQRWRREMDWLLSPTNYMIELVPAKQDGENGRSLEIMTPRARPDIHMNLPALRKLDSMLIETLDSAVNTEFWYSEVGRKAEGKNKITRESKRWWLPSPKVPKPGLSSSGRKKLVEEGNVVYQIFKAAKSINHNVLLEMPIPTIIKDALHKSGKTSLGDDLYKMLASESVSVDEIFVSLRLVTEHAALEIVNRLEAAIYAWKERITEEASSGKPEISRIELLINRAERLNDQIKSKFSNLPQSFLDATKIQYGKDIGHAILEAYSRILANLAFRILNKIEEILQEDALSNPTSLGSNELSRIPDWLIIYNINKANNGTRTS, encoded by the exons atgatgacttatgatgGCTTAGAAACTTGCATCATAAACAATCAATCtttagtagaagaagaaagtggaacAAGCCGCGGTGATGAGTGTTCGACTGATTTATTAGATGATGATGCATTTTTACGCTGTTCATCAAGCAGAGATGTGTCCGAGTCGTTTTCATCAAAATCGTTACCTAGGAAGACTAGTTCTGATGACTGGGACTTTGAGAGGAGTCCTAAACACTTGTATCGTAAGGAGAAACCTGGTTATGCACTCTGCTGTTCTGATGTTACTGACATGAAGGAGAAATTTTCAAAGCTATTGCTCGGTGAAGATGTCACGGGAGGATGCAACGGTGTGCAAACCGCTTTAGCTTTATCAAACGCTATAACACATCTTGCCA CCTCAATATTTGGCGAGCTCTGGAAGTTGGAGCCTTTGTCAGAAGACAAAAAGcagagatggagaagagaaaTGGATTGGTTACTCTCTCCAACTAACTACATGATTGAGCTAGTTCCAGCTAAGCAAGATGGTGAAAACGGAAGATCACTTGAG ATTATGACTCCAAGAGCCCGACCAGACATTCATATGAATCTCCCAGCTCTCCGGAAATTAGACTCCATGCTAATT GAAACACTGGACTCTGCGGTAAACACAGAGTTTTGGTATTCTGAAGTAGGTCGTAAGGCAGAGGGAAAGAACAAGATTACAAGAGAGAGCAAAAGATGGTGGCTTCCGTCACCTAAGGTTCCCAAACCAGGGCTCTCTAGTTCAGGAAGAAAGAAACTGGTTGAGGAAGGCAATGTTGTTTATCAAATCTTCAAAGCTGCGAAATCAATAAACCATAACGTGCTTCTTGAAATGCCCATACCTACCATTATCAAGGATGCATTACACAAG TCTGGAAAGACAAGCCTTGGGGATGACTTGTACAAGATGTTGGCTTCAGAGTCTGTCTCGGTAgatgaaatttttgtttctcttaggCTTGTTACCGAACATGCTGCTCTTGAGATAGTTAATAGGTTAGAAGCAGCTATCTATGCATGGAAAGAGAGGATTACAGAAGAAGCAAGCAGTGGTAAACCGGAGATTAGTCGCATTGAGTTGCTTATAAACAGGGCAGAGAGGCTTAATGATCAGATTAAATCCAAGTTCTCTAATCTCCCTCAGTCATTTCTTGATGCCACAAAGATCCAATATGGGAAG GATATCGGCCATGCAATTCTTGAGGCATATTCTCGGATTCTTGCAAACTTAGCGTTCCGCATTCTAAACAAGATTGAAGAAATCTTGCAAGAAGATGCTCTGAGCAACCCCACTTCTCTTGGCTCCAACGAACTATCAAGAATCCCAGACTGGCTCATCATTTACAACATAAACAAAGCCAATAATGGTACAAGGACTTCCTAA
- the LOC104792322 gene encoding rop guanine nucleotide exchange factor 14-like isoform X3, which produces MMTYDGLETCIINNQSLVEEESGTSRGDECSTDLLDDDAFLRCSSSRDVSESFSSKSLPRKTSSDDWDFERSPKHLYRKEKPGYALCCSDVTDMKEKFSKLLLGEDVTGGCNASIFGELWKLEPLSEDKKQRWRREMDWLLSPTNYMIELVPAKQDGENGRSLEIMTPRARPDIHMNLPALRKLDSMLIETLDSAVNTEFWYSEVGRKAEGKNKITRESKRWWLPSPKVPKPGLSSSGRKKLVEEGNVVYQIFKAAKSINHNVLLEMPIPTIIKDALHKSGKTSLGDDLYKMLASESVSVDEIFVSLRLVTEHAALEIVNRLEAAIYAWKERITEEASSGKPEISRIELLINRAERLNDQIKSKFSNLPQSFLDATKIQYGKDIGHAILEAYSRILANLAFRILNKIEEILQEDALSNPTSLGSNELSRIPDWLIIYNINKANNGTRTS; this is translated from the exons atgatgacttatgatgGCTTAGAAACTTGCATCATAAACAATCAATCtttagtagaagaagaaagtggaacAAGCCGCGGTGATGAGTGTTCGACTGATTTATTAGATGATGATGCATTTTTACGCTGTTCATCAAGCAGAGATGTGTCCGAGTCGTTTTCATCAAAATCGTTACCTAGGAAGACTAGTTCTGATGACTGGGACTTTGAGAGGAGTCCTAAACACTTGTATCGTAAGGAGAAACCTGGTTATGCACTCTGCTGTTCTGATGTTACTGACATGAAGGAGAAATTTTCAAAGCTATTGCTCGGTGAAGATGTCACGGGAGGATGCAACG CCTCAATATTTGGCGAGCTCTGGAAGTTGGAGCCTTTGTCAGAAGACAAAAAGcagagatggagaagagaaaTGGATTGGTTACTCTCTCCAACTAACTACATGATTGAGCTAGTTCCAGCTAAGCAAGATGGTGAAAACGGAAGATCACTTGAG ATTATGACTCCAAGAGCCCGACCAGACATTCATATGAATCTCCCAGCTCTCCGGAAATTAGACTCCATGCTAATT GAAACACTGGACTCTGCGGTAAACACAGAGTTTTGGTATTCTGAAGTAGGTCGTAAGGCAGAGGGAAAGAACAAGATTACAAGAGAGAGCAAAAGATGGTGGCTTCCGTCACCTAAGGTTCCCAAACCAGGGCTCTCTAGTTCAGGAAGAAAGAAACTGGTTGAGGAAGGCAATGTTGTTTATCAAATCTTCAAAGCTGCGAAATCAATAAACCATAACGTGCTTCTTGAAATGCCCATACCTACCATTATCAAGGATGCATTACACAAG TCTGGAAAGACAAGCCTTGGGGATGACTTGTACAAGATGTTGGCTTCAGAGTCTGTCTCGGTAgatgaaatttttgtttctcttaggCTTGTTACCGAACATGCTGCTCTTGAGATAGTTAATAGGTTAGAAGCAGCTATCTATGCATGGAAAGAGAGGATTACAGAAGAAGCAAGCAGTGGTAAACCGGAGATTAGTCGCATTGAGTTGCTTATAAACAGGGCAGAGAGGCTTAATGATCAGATTAAATCCAAGTTCTCTAATCTCCCTCAGTCATTTCTTGATGCCACAAAGATCCAATATGGGAAG GATATCGGCCATGCAATTCTTGAGGCATATTCTCGGATTCTTGCAAACTTAGCGTTCCGCATTCTAAACAAGATTGAAGAAATCTTGCAAGAAGATGCTCTGAGCAACCCCACTTCTCTTGGCTCCAACGAACTATCAAGAATCCCAGACTGGCTCATCATTTACAACATAAACAAAGCCAATAATGGTACAAGGACTTCCTAA
- the LOC104699250 gene encoding probable aspartic protease At2g35615, giving the protein MATPILLCFFIFFSVTLSSSSTHHKNFTIELIHRDSPLSPLYNPLNTVTDRLNAAFLRSVSRSRRFNHQLSKTDLQSGLIGADGEFFMSITIGTPPIKVLGIADTGSDLTWIQCKPCQQCYKENGQMFDKKKSSTYKNERCDSRNCHALATSERGCDESNNVCKYRYSYGDQSFSKGDVATETISIDSASGSPVSFPGTVFGCGYNNGGTFDETGSGIIGLGGGQLSLISQLSSSISKKFSYCLSHKSSTTNGTSVINLGTDSIPSSLSKDAGVVSTPLVDKEPLTYYYLTLEAISVGKKKIPYTGSTYNPNDDGGIFSETSGNIIIDSGTTLTLLPY; this is encoded by the coding sequence atggCAACCCCAATTCTATtatgtttcttcatcttcttctccgtgactctctcttcatcatcaactcacCACAAAAACTTCACCATCGAGCTGATCCACCGTGACTCTCCCCTTTCCCCACTCTACAACCCACTAAATACTGTCACTGACCGCCTCAATGCTGCTTTCCTCCGCTCTGTCTCTCGTTCCCGCCGCTTCAACCATCAGCTATCTAAAACCGATCTCCAATCTGGTTTAATCGGAGCAGACGGTGAGTTCTTCATGAGTATCACCATTGGTACTCCACCAATTAAGGTACTCGGGATCGCTGACACAGGAAGTGACCTTACATGGATCCAATGCAAGCCTTGTCAACAATGTTACAAAGAAAACGGTCAAATGTTCGACAAGAAGAAATCCTCTACGTACAAAAACGAGCGTTGTGACTCACGTAACTGTCACGCCTTGGCGACTAGTGAACGTGGGTGCGACGAATCCAACAATGTTTGCAAGTACCGTTACTCATACGGAGATCAGTCATTCAGCAAAGGAGACGTTGCTACAGAAACCATCTCTATTGACTCTGCTTCAGGGTCCCCTGTTTCTTTCCCCGGTACCGTTTTCGGTTGCGGTTACAATAACGGCGGTACCTTCGACGAGACTGGTTCTGGAATCATCGGTCTAGGTGGCGGTCAGTTGTCACTTATCTCCCAGCTAAGCTCGTCTATTTCAAAGAAATTCTCTTATTGCTTATCACACAAGTCATCTACCACGAATGGTACAAGCGTCATAAACCTAGGCACCGACTCGATTCCTTCAAGTCTAAGCAAAGACGCCGGCGTGGTATCAACTCCGTTGGTCGATAAAGAGCCTCTTACTTATTACTACTTGACGCTCGAAGCCATCTCCGTCGGGAAGAAAAAGATTCCGTACACCGGAAGCACGTATAACCCAAACGACGACGGCGGAATATTCTCGGAGACGTCGGGAAACATCATCATCGACTCTGGAACGACGCTGACACTCCTNCCTTATTGA
- the LOC104792323 gene encoding probable aspartic protease At2g35615: MATPILLCFFIFFSVTLSSSSTHHKNFTIELIHRDSPLSPLYNPLNTVTDRLNAAFLRSVSRSRRFNHQLSKTDLQSGLIGADGEFFMSITIGTPPIKVLGIADTGSDLTWIQCKPCQQCYKENGQMFDKKKSSTYKNERCDSRNCHALATSERGCDESNNVCKYRYSYGDQSFSKGDVATETISIDSASGSPVSFPGTVFGCGYNNGGTFDETGSGIIGLGGGQLSLISQLSSSISKKFSYCLSHKSSTTNGTSVINLGTDSIPSSLSKDAGVVSTPLVDKEPLTYYYLTLEAISVGKKKIPYTGSTYNPNDDGGIFSETSGNIIIDSGTTLTLLDSGFFDKFGAAVEESVTGAKRLSDPQGGLSHCFKSGSAEIGLPELTVHFTGADVKLSPINAFVKVSEDMVCLSMIPTTDVAIYGNFAQMDFLVGYDLETRTVSFQRMNCSANL; this comes from the coding sequence atggCAACCCCAATTCTATtatgtttcttcatcttcttctccgtgactctctcttcatcatcaactcacCACAAAAACTTCACCATCGAGCTGATCCACCGTGACTCTCCCCTTTCCCCACTCTACAACCCACTAAATACTGTCACTGACCGCCTCAATGCTGCTTTCCTCCGCTCTGTCTCTCGTTCCCGCCGCTTCAACCATCAGCTATCTAAAACCGATCTCCAATCTGGTTTAATCGGAGCAGACGGTGAGTTCTTCATGAGTATCACCATTGGTACTCCACCAATTAAGGTACTCGGGATCGCTGACACAGGAAGTGACCTTACATGGATCCAATGCAAGCCTTGTCAACAATGTTACAAAGAAAACGGTCAAATGTTCGACAAGAAGAAATCCTCTACGTACAAAAACGAGCGTTGTGACTCACGTAACTGTCACGCCTTGGCGACTAGTGAACGTGGGTGCGACGAATCCAACAATGTTTGCAAGTACCGTTACTCATACGGAGATCAGTCATTCAGCAAAGGAGACGTTGCTACAGAAACCATCTCTATTGACTCTGCTTCAGGGTCCCCTGTTTCTTTCCCCGGTACCGTTTTCGGTTGCGGTTACAATAACGGCGGTACCTTCGACGAGACTGGTTCTGGAATCATCGGTCTAGGTGGCGGTCAGTTGTCACTTATCTCCCAGCTAAGCTCGTCTATTTCAAAGAAATTCTCTTATTGCTTATCACACAAGTCATCTACCACGAATGGTACAAGCGTCATAAACCTAGGCACCGACTCGATTCCTTCAAGTCTAAGCAAAGACGCCGGCGTGGTATCAACTCCGTTGGTCGATAAAGAGCCTCTTACTTATTACTACTTGACGCTCGAAGCCATCTCCGTCGGGAAGAAAAAGATTCCGTACACCGGAAGCACGTATAACCCAAACGACGACGGCGGAATATTCTCGGAGACGTCGGGAAACATCATCATCGACTCTGGAACGACGCTGACACTCCTTGACTCTGGTTTCTTTGACAAATTTGGCGCTGCTGTGGAGGAATCAGTGACCGGAGCTAAGCGCTTGAGTGATCCACAGGGGGGTTTGTCACACTGTTTCAAATCCGGAAGTGCAGAGATTGGGTTGCCGGAGTTAACGGTGCACTTCACGGGAGCCGATGTGAAGCTGAGTCCGATCAACGCGTTCGTGAAAGTGAGTGAAGATATGGTTTGTCTTAGCATGATTCCGACCACTGACGTTGCCATCTACGGGAACTTTGCTCAGATGGATTTTCTCGTTGGGTATGACTTGGAGACGAGGACTGTCTCGTTCCAACGCATGAATTGCTCTGCCAATTTGTGA